The following are from one region of the Actinomyces sp. oral taxon 897 genome:
- a CDS encoding isochorismatase family protein: MTGVMTHVPRALIIVDVQPTFCEGGALPVAGGNAVAGRIAGYVAAHRTEYVVIVTTQDWHIDPGGHFSSAPDFVDTWPPHGVAGTPEAELHPALADVDADVTVKKGQYAAAYSGFEGTTASGGTLDAALRARGVVAVDVVGLAESHCVKDTALDAQRLGYATRVLTDLTEPVSPELGAAARTALAAAGVELAVSQA; encoded by the coding sequence ATGACAGGTGTCATGACCCATGTTCCCCGCGCCCTCATCATCGTGGACGTCCAGCCCACCTTCTGCGAGGGCGGCGCCCTGCCCGTGGCAGGAGGCAACGCCGTCGCCGGGCGCATCGCGGGCTACGTCGCCGCCCACCGCACCGAGTACGTCGTCATCGTGACCACCCAGGACTGGCACATTGACCCGGGCGGCCACTTTTCCTCGGCCCCGGACTTCGTGGACACCTGGCCCCCGCACGGGGTCGCCGGGACCCCGGAGGCCGAGCTCCACCCCGCCCTGGCTGACGTGGACGCGGACGTCACCGTCAAGAAGGGGCAGTACGCTGCCGCCTACTCCGGTTTTGAGGGGACGACGGCGTCCGGCGGGACCCTCGACGCGGCCCTGCGCGCCCGCGGGGTCGTCGCCGTGGACGTCGTCGGGCTCGCCGAGTCCCACTGCGTCAAGGACACGGCCCTGGACGCCCAGCGTCTGGGCTACGCCACGCGCGTCCTGACCGACCTCACTGAGCCGGTCTCCCCGGAGCTCGGGGCCGCCGCCCGCACGGCCCTGGCCGCCGCCGGGGTGGAGCTGGCCGTCTCCCAGGCCTGA
- the rsmI gene encoding 16S rRNA (cytidine(1402)-2'-O)-methyltransferase: protein MTDVATSPGPEPRGPGQAHDPARTTSSGPEPQTGPEAPRGGPTSARTSEGRADGSPCLPLPGQILLAATPIGNTADASARLRAALEHADVVAAEDTRRLLNLAARLGLSVGGRVVAFHEHNERARTPELIEAARAGSSVLVVSDAGMPSVSDPGYRLVVAAVAAGVRVSVAPGPSAVLTALALSGLATDRFCFEGFVPRRAGERRRALEALAGERRTMVFFESPRRTHDTLAAMARAFGEDRPAALCRELTKTHEEVVRGSLEHLVEATSGQVLGEVVLVVAGARPESADPHQAALAALALAQEGVRLKEAAARVAGESGLRPNEVYRAALALR from the coding sequence ATGACTGACGTCGCAACGTCTCCCGGACCGGAGCCCCGAGGACCTGGGCAGGCACACGACCCCGCCCGCACGACGTCCTCCGGACCGGAGCCCCAGACCGGCCCCGAGGCACCCCGAGGCGGTCCCACGAGCGCGAGGACCAGCGAGGGCAGAGCCGACGGGTCACCCTGCCTCCCGCTCCCCGGGCAGATCCTCCTGGCCGCCACCCCGATCGGCAACACCGCAGACGCCTCCGCCCGCCTGCGCGCCGCCCTGGAGCACGCCGACGTCGTCGCCGCGGAGGACACCCGCCGCCTGCTCAACCTCGCCGCCCGCCTGGGGCTGTCGGTCGGCGGCCGGGTCGTGGCCTTCCACGAGCACAATGAGCGGGCGCGCACCCCCGAGCTCATTGAGGCAGCCCGCGCTGGCAGCAGCGTCCTGGTGGTCTCCGACGCCGGGATGCCCTCGGTCTCCGACCCCGGCTACCGGCTCGTGGTGGCGGCCGTGGCGGCGGGGGTGAGGGTGTCCGTGGCCCCGGGACCCTCGGCGGTGCTCACCGCGCTGGCCCTCTCCGGCCTGGCCACGGACCGCTTCTGCTTCGAGGGGTTCGTGCCGCGCAGGGCCGGGGAACGGCGTCGTGCCCTGGAGGCGCTGGCCGGGGAGCGGCGCACCATGGTCTTCTTTGAGTCCCCGCGGCGTACCCACGACACCCTGGCGGCCATGGCGCGGGCCTTTGGCGAGGACCGACCCGCCGCCCTGTGCCGGGAGCTGACCAAGACCCACGAGGAGGTGGTCCGCGGCAGCCTGGAGCACCTGGTTGAGGCCACGTCGGGGCAGGTGCTCGGTGAGGTCGTCCTGGTCGTGGCGGGGGCCCGGCCGGAGTCGGCCGACCCGCACCAGGCCGCGCTCGCGGCGCTGGCGCTCGCCCAGGAGGGCGTGCGGCTCAAGGAGGCGGCTGCCCGGGTGGCGGGGGAGAGCGGGCTGCGCCCCAACGAGGTCTACCGCGCCGCCCTGGCCCTGCGCTGA
- a CDS encoding NUDIX domain-containing protein, producing the protein MRATSIPDSPQAGSTLPGGRLEHGETLKTCLLREFAEEVGMAVMVHDQILAGENFFTRAGRTVHSIEFYHAISADPLPDEPPRPREPDLEFAWVGAEDLSSLRPEFIIDILKDLLGSDAGSRRPHG; encoded by the coding sequence GTGCGCGCGACCAGCATCCCCGACTCCCCGCAAGCAGGCTCTACCCTGCCCGGTGGGCGCCTGGAGCACGGAGAGACCCTGAAGACCTGTCTCTTACGAGAGTTCGCGGAGGAGGTCGGAATGGCCGTCATGGTCCACGATCAGATCCTCGCCGGCGAGAACTTCTTCACCCGTGCGGGACGTACCGTGCACTCCATCGAGTTCTACCACGCTATCTCAGCAGATCCTCTACCTGACGAACCACCGCGACCCCGCGAACCGGACCTCGAGTTCGCCTGGGTGGGGGCGGAGGACCTGTCATCCCTCAGACCCGAGTTTATTATCGATATCCTCAAGGATCTCCTGGGATCCGACGCCGGGTCGAGGCGTCCCCACGGCTAG
- a CDS encoding phospholipid carrier-dependent glycosyltransferase encodes MTTSREPDSRPGGDTAPPPRQVAGRPEEADDARPSASSPAQASPDRADQAAPAPDAPVPAAPGASAQPHPDQAPSDRPDQSDETPTDASPNQADQAASAPDTSAPDTPDASSQPNLTPDAPDALDTPTAPDTPTWAALAPAPPPPTQAEATASSVLTAQATALLDPQQASAQDDQKAQAPRSEDLLRRLLGLDPLGWTLPVAVRVSGWVATALVTLVAAVTRLVGLGHPSTLVFDEIYYAKDAWSLSHVGYETSWREGADAAFARGDTSLMTTNPSYVVHPQLGKWLISLGMDITGPGHAAGWRLMPAVAGIATVFLLARLTMRLTRSPLLAGLAGLLLAIDGVGITESRIALLDVFIGFFATLSLYCLVRDRQSSRARLARDLAGTPAGTTPTRLHLRPWLLATGVALGLTCSIKWSGLYLTMVVGIIAVAWDVLAMYRTKVPYWFAWGILVRGGGDFLRTVPVALAVYVAGWWSWFTHPRAYKHGWAAAIRATGERVPRDWLPDPLNDLLEYHHQAYEFHTHLHDPHPYMSKPSAWLLQLRPTSFHWLDKKADLPGATCSSGDCVQAITSLGNVAVWWSAFIALVTLLVVLAGIRRDWRAWVPLAGYLGLYVPWFLYWERTIFQFYTVAFEPMVVLALTLMLGQVAGLLTPTPGSAAECAETAALRAGRIGPGIGAPRGPLALFLGFGLTSPRRRWRRFLERLTTSRRAQVLTYVTGVPSWRLRREGVVLTAVVVVLAVACALAWWPIWTAHTVDRSFWYWHMWLPSWI; translated from the coding sequence GTGACTACCTCCCGTGAACCCGACTCCCGGCCCGGCGGCGACACCGCCCCTCCCCCACGCCAGGTGGCCGGGCGCCCGGAGGAGGCGGACGACGCCAGGCCCTCGGCCTCCAGCCCCGCCCAGGCCTCCCCGGACCGGGCGGACCAGGCCGCCCCGGCCCCAGACGCCCCGGTCCCGGCCGCCCCAGGCGCTTCTGCCCAGCCCCACCCTGACCAGGCCCCCTCCGACCGCCCTGACCAGTCGGACGAGACGCCCACGGACGCCTCCCCAAACCAGGCGGACCAGGCCGCCTCGGCCCCGGACACCTCGGCCCCGGACACCCCAGACGCCTCGTCCCAGCCGAACCTCACCCCGGACGCCCCGGACGCCCTGGACACCCCGACCGCCCCGGACACCCCCACCTGGGCGGCTCTGGCCCCCGCCCCTCCGCCACCCACCCAGGCGGAGGCCACGGCGTCGAGCGTCCTCACCGCGCAGGCCACAGCCCTCCTCGACCCCCAGCAGGCCAGCGCCCAGGACGACCAGAAGGCCCAGGCACCCCGCAGCGAGGACCTCCTGCGCCGCCTCCTGGGCCTGGACCCGCTGGGCTGGACCCTGCCGGTGGCCGTGCGCGTCAGCGGGTGGGTGGCGACGGCGCTCGTCACCCTGGTGGCAGCCGTCACACGCCTGGTCGGCCTGGGGCACCCCTCCACCCTCGTGTTCGACGAGATCTACTACGCCAAGGACGCCTGGTCGCTGTCCCACGTGGGCTACGAGACCTCCTGGCGCGAGGGGGCGGACGCGGCCTTCGCCCGGGGCGACACGTCGCTCATGACCACGAACCCGAGCTACGTGGTCCACCCCCAGCTCGGCAAGTGGCTCATCTCCCTGGGCATGGACATCACCGGCCCGGGCCACGCCGCGGGATGGCGGCTCATGCCCGCCGTCGCGGGGATCGCCACCGTCTTCCTGCTGGCCCGGCTCACTATGCGCCTGACCCGCTCCCCGCTCCTGGCCGGCCTGGCGGGCCTGCTCCTGGCGATCGACGGCGTCGGCATCACCGAGTCCCGTATCGCCCTCCTGGACGTCTTCATCGGCTTCTTCGCCACCCTGTCCCTGTACTGCCTGGTGCGGGACCGCCAGTCCTCCCGCGCCCGGCTGGCCCGGGACCTCGCCGGAACGCCCGCGGGCACCACCCCCACACGCCTCCACCTGAGGCCCTGGCTCCTGGCCACGGGCGTGGCACTGGGCCTGACCTGCTCCATCAAGTGGTCGGGCCTCTACCTGACCATGGTGGTGGGGATTATCGCGGTGGCCTGGGACGTCCTGGCCATGTACCGGACCAAGGTGCCCTACTGGTTCGCCTGGGGGATCCTGGTGCGCGGCGGCGGCGACTTCCTGCGGACCGTGCCCGTGGCCCTGGCGGTGTACGTGGCCGGGTGGTGGTCATGGTTCACCCACCCGCGCGCCTACAAGCACGGCTGGGCGGCAGCCATCCGCGCGACGGGTGAGCGCGTGCCCCGGGACTGGCTGCCGGACCCCCTCAACGACCTGCTGGAGTACCACCACCAGGCCTACGAGTTCCACACCCACCTGCACGACCCCCACCCCTACATGTCCAAGCCGTCCGCCTGGCTCCTCCAGCTGCGGCCCACGTCCTTCCACTGGCTCGACAAGAAGGCGGACCTACCGGGCGCCACCTGCAGCTCGGGCGACTGCGTCCAGGCCATTACCTCCCTGGGGAACGTGGCGGTGTGGTGGTCGGCCTTCATCGCCCTGGTGACCCTGCTGGTGGTCCTGGCGGGGATACGCCGCGACTGGCGCGCCTGGGTGCCGCTGGCCGGCTACCTGGGCCTGTACGTGCCCTGGTTCCTGTACTGGGAGCGCACCATCTTCCAGTTCTACACGGTGGCCTTCGAGCCCATGGTGGTCCTGGCCCTGACCCTCATGCTCGGGCAGGTCGCGGGACTGCTCACCCCGACGCCGGGAAGCGCGGCCGAGTGCGCTGAGACCGCCGCGCTGCGGGCGGGCAGGATCGGCCCGGGCATCGGCGCCCCCCGCGGGCCCCTGGCGCTCTTCCTGGGCTTTGGCCTGACCTCCCCTCGACGCAGGTGGAGGCGGTTCCTGGAGCGGTTGACGACCTCCAGGCGGGCACAGGTGCTGACGTACGTGACCGGGGTGCCCTCGTGGCGTCTGCGCCGTGAGGGCGTGGTCCTGACCGCGGTGGTGGTGGTCCTGGCCGTCGCCTGCGCGCTGGCCTGGTGGCCCATCTGGACGGCGCACACCGTCGACAGGAGCTTCTGGTACTGGCACATGTGGCTGCCCTCCTGGATCTGA
- a CDS encoding asparaginase, giving the protein MRVHVIYTGGTIGMVDSPRGLVPGADLEGWLTRLLDRPRRPGPGQDGPGPDDVTLTSLDPLIDSSNATPASWQQVIDTVRALAAPDTGSTAPSTGPTAPAAPGTGPAAFVVLHGTDTLAYTAAAASYALTDLPHPVVLTGSQLPLGVLGSDAAGNVTGALVAATSGRVSGVSLFFGHRLLAGNRATKTSSWAYDGFDSPATPPLARVGAPWRWYPAPPAGTGWPAPRPYARQDVVVLDLVPGITARRLEALLTPLPDAVVLRAFGVGNAPGAEPGLTGVVKEAVEAGTAVVVASQCHEARVRLGRYETGEALTRAGAVGAGDMTLEAVYTKIVFLLSQGLRGAGLSDAVGRDIAGEVT; this is encoded by the coding sequence GTGCGCGTCCACGTCATCTACACCGGGGGCACCATTGGCATGGTGGACTCCCCCCGCGGCCTGGTCCCGGGGGCCGACCTGGAGGGCTGGCTCACCCGCCTGCTGGACCGGCCCCGGAGGCCCGGACCCGGTCAGGACGGCCCGGGCCCGGACGACGTCACGCTCACCAGCCTGGACCCGCTCATTGACTCCTCCAACGCCACCCCGGCCTCCTGGCAGCAGGTCATTGACACCGTCCGCGCCCTCGCAGCCCCCGACACCGGCTCTACGGCCCCCAGCACCGGCCCCACAGCCCCCGCGGCCCCCGGCACCGGGCCTGCGGCCTTCGTGGTCCTCCACGGCACCGACACGCTGGCCTACACCGCCGCCGCCGCGTCCTACGCCCTGACCGACCTGCCCCACCCGGTGGTCCTCACCGGCAGCCAGCTGCCGCTGGGGGTCCTCGGCTCGGACGCGGCCGGTAACGTCACCGGCGCCCTGGTGGCCGCCACGAGCGGACGGGTGAGCGGGGTGAGCCTGTTCTTCGGGCACCGGCTCCTGGCCGGCAACCGCGCCACCAAGACGAGCTCGTGGGCCTACGACGGCTTCGACTCACCCGCCACCCCGCCCCTGGCGCGCGTCGGCGCACCCTGGCGGTGGTACCCGGCGCCCCCGGCCGGTACAGGCTGGCCGGCCCCCCGCCCCTATGCCCGCCAGGACGTGGTGGTCCTGGACCTGGTCCCGGGCATCACCGCCCGACGCCTGGAGGCGCTGCTCACGCCCCTGCCCGACGCCGTCGTACTACGGGCCTTCGGGGTGGGCAACGCCCCTGGCGCCGAACCGGGTCTGACCGGGGTCGTCAAGGAGGCCGTGGAGGCCGGCACCGCAGTGGTCGTGGCCTCCCAGTGCCATGAGGCGCGCGTGCGCCTGGGCCGCTACGAGACCGGCGAGGCGCTCACCCGTGCCGGGGCGGTCGGGGCCGGGGACATGACCCTGGAGGCGGTCTACACCAAGATCGTGTTCCTGCTCTCCCAGGGCCTGCGCGGGGCGGGGCTGTCCGACGCCGTGGGGCGTGACATCGCCGGGGAGGTCACCTAA
- a CDS encoding alpha/beta hydrolase — MKTHLPHAPGATPRRMRPVAAAAAVLLAATTLTACSDQDRKVDSAPVSVATAVTPTPVTPELSRFYEQDVRWYPCSKDAGIAAVNDKDATFLCTTVTVPLDYSAPDGPTIQIALKKRPASKKAMGTLFTDPGGPGGSGVNFVGGINSHFSSDLLDSYDVIGFDPRGVGSSTAVDCLTDAQVDEQRSGQGPYATKPSADAAAYRASVESAATAMAQACTTNTTTTGLLDHIDTVSAAKDLDILRALSGSSALTYLGYSYGTYLGATYAELFPGNVGRMVLDGAVDPTLSAAALTQGQAQGFEAALRAYVADCLGGKDCPLTGDVDSGVKQIQAFLESTRNRPLRTADPSRPLTYSLAWSAVLDVLYQSEAWNVLSQGLTQAMKQDDGSVLLYISDLFASRSKDGTYSGNGDEVINAINCLDYPVEGDAAVWDQEATELREASPTFGEELAYSDLYCKIWGHTSTRERTEIRASGAAPILVVGTTGDPATPYAWSEALARQLDSGRLLTWEGNGHTAYGRGGACVTDAVDTYLLTGQLPEEGLRCSGSK; from the coding sequence ATGAAGACCCACCTGCCCCACGCCCCGGGCGCGACCCCGCGCCGAATGCGCCCCGTCGCCGCCGCTGCCGCCGTGCTGCTGGCGGCTACCACCCTGACCGCCTGCTCCGATCAGGACAGGAAGGTGGACTCTGCTCCTGTCAGCGTGGCCACCGCCGTCACGCCCACCCCGGTTACACCCGAGCTGTCACGCTTCTACGAGCAGGACGTCCGCTGGTACCCCTGCTCCAAGGATGCCGGGATCGCGGCGGTCAACGACAAGGACGCGACCTTCCTGTGCACCACCGTCACCGTCCCCCTGGACTACTCGGCCCCCGACGGGCCCACCATCCAGATCGCCCTTAAGAAGCGCCCGGCCAGTAAGAAGGCCATGGGCACGCTCTTCACCGACCCCGGGGGCCCCGGTGGCAGCGGCGTCAACTTCGTGGGCGGTATTAACAGCCATTTCTCCTCCGACCTGCTGGACTCCTACGACGTCATCGGTTTCGACCCCCGCGGCGTGGGCTCCTCCACCGCCGTGGACTGCCTGACCGACGCCCAGGTGGACGAGCAGCGCTCCGGCCAGGGACCCTACGCCACCAAGCCCTCCGCCGACGCCGCCGCCTACCGCGCCAGCGTGGAGTCCGCCGCGACCGCCATGGCCCAGGCCTGCACCACGAACACCACCACCACCGGGCTCCTGGACCACATTGACACCGTCTCCGCCGCCAAGGACCTCGACATCCTGCGCGCCCTGTCCGGCAGCTCCGCCCTGACCTACCTGGGCTACTCCTACGGCACCTACCTGGGGGCCACCTACGCCGAGCTCTTCCCCGGCAACGTCGGGCGCATGGTGCTCGACGGCGCCGTCGACCCCACCCTGAGCGCCGCCGCCCTGACCCAGGGCCAGGCCCAGGGGTTTGAGGCGGCCCTGCGCGCCTACGTCGCCGACTGCCTGGGCGGCAAGGACTGCCCGCTGACCGGTGACGTGGACTCCGGTGTCAAGCAGATCCAGGCCTTCCTGGAGTCCACCCGCAACCGCCCCCTGAGGACCGCCGACCCCTCCCGACCCCTGACCTATTCCCTGGCCTGGTCGGCCGTCCTGGACGTCCTTTACCAGTCCGAGGCGTGGAACGTGCTCTCCCAGGGACTGACCCAGGCCATGAAGCAGGACGACGGCTCCGTCCTGCTGTACATTAGCGACCTGTTCGCCTCCCGCAGCAAGGACGGTACCTACTCCGGCAACGGGGACGAGGTCATTAACGCCATTAACTGCCTGGACTACCCCGTGGAGGGCGACGCCGCCGTGTGGGACCAGGAGGCGACCGAGCTGAGGGAGGCCTCCCCGACCTTCGGCGAGGAGCTGGCCTACTCTGACCTGTACTGCAAGATCTGGGGGCACACCTCCACCCGCGAGCGCACCGAGATCCGTGCCAGCGGCGCCGCCCCGATCCTGGTGGTGGGTACCACCGGGGACCCGGCCACGCCGTACGCCTGGTCCGAGGCCCTGGCCAGGCAGCTCGACTCCGGCCGGCTCCTGACCTGGGAGGGCAATGGGCACACCGCCTACGGCCGCGGCGGGGCCTGCGTGACCGACGCCGTGGACACCTACCTCCTGACCGGCCAGCTGCCCGAGGAGGGCCTGAGGTGCTCCGGCAGCAAGTGA
- a CDS encoding DNA polymerase III subunit delta': MSVWDDVVGQEAVVARFTEAARAARVAAEEREGRLTASDIGSATAPGAGSAAALQGAEPAIAPGADVGSEEAASLAEDGRAQPQPVRPQRNTSLTEGVSQSERTGQPEGANQSGDGIPRPAPARPRNPRPEASAMTHAWLVTGPPGSGRSVAARAFAAALQCTGPTPGCGRCKPCRDVMSGTHPDVVRLATEKLLITMEEVKGLIGEAQRRPWTGRWRVILVEDADRMAERTTNVLLKSIEEPPPQTVWLLCTPSADDVLPTIRSRCRLVTLRVPPPDAVAELLVRRDGADPALAARAARASQSHIGLARHLATDPGAWERRRRLLMSPVSLRSVGDAVLAAADLVDAAESEAKDATVERDARERAALLRALGLEGDARVPPSLRAQVRALEEDQKRRAKRARTDVLDRAMIDLLSFYRDVLATQMGSDVERVNVDLEDELDQVAATTGPEQSLARIAAIEECRARLRSTVSPLLAVEALMVALRPQA; the protein is encoded by the coding sequence GTGAGCGTCTGGGACGACGTCGTCGGCCAGGAGGCCGTGGTAGCACGGTTCACTGAGGCAGCCCGGGCGGCCCGGGTAGCCGCCGAGGAGCGTGAAGGTCGCCTCACCGCCTCGGATATAGGGTCAGCTACGGCCCCGGGGGCCGGGTCAGCAGCCGCACTGCAGGGCGCCGAGCCTGCTATAGCCCCGGGGGCTGACGTGGGGTCGGAAGAAGCCGCCTCATTGGCGGAGGACGGCCGCGCCCAGCCGCAGCCAGTCCGTCCCCAACGGAATACCTCGCTGACGGAGGGCGTCAGCCAGTCGGAACGTACCGGGCAGCCAGAGGGCGCCAACCAGTCGGGGGACGGCATTCCCCGACCGGCCCCTGCCCGGCCCCGCAATCCGCGTCCGGAGGCCTCGGCCATGACCCACGCCTGGCTGGTCACCGGGCCACCCGGCTCGGGCCGCTCGGTCGCCGCCCGCGCCTTCGCCGCCGCCCTGCAGTGCACCGGCCCCACCCCCGGCTGCGGGCGGTGCAAGCCCTGCCGGGACGTCATGAGCGGCACCCACCCCGACGTGGTGCGTCTGGCCACCGAGAAGCTCCTGATCACCATGGAGGAGGTCAAGGGCCTCATTGGCGAGGCCCAGCGCCGCCCCTGGACCGGACGCTGGCGGGTCATCCTGGTGGAGGACGCCGACCGCATGGCCGAGCGCACCACCAACGTGCTGCTGAAGTCCATTGAGGAGCCCCCGCCCCAGACGGTCTGGCTCCTGTGCACCCCCAGCGCCGACGACGTCCTGCCCACCATCCGCTCCCGCTGCCGCCTGGTGACCCTGCGCGTCCCGCCCCCCGACGCCGTCGCCGAGCTCCTGGTCAGACGTGATGGGGCCGACCCGGCGCTCGCGGCCCGGGCCGCCCGGGCCAGCCAGTCCCACATTGGGCTCGCTCGGCACCTGGCCACCGACCCCGGGGCCTGGGAGCGGCGCCGCCGCCTGCTCATGTCGCCGGTGTCCCTGCGCAGCGTGGGCGACGCCGTCCTGGCTGCCGCCGACCTGGTGGACGCCGCCGAGTCCGAGGCCAAGGACGCTACCGTCGAGCGTGACGCCCGGGAGAGGGCCGCGCTCCTGCGTGCCCTGGGCCTGGAGGGCGACGCCAGGGTCCCCCCGTCCCTGCGCGCCCAGGTCCGGGCGCTGGAGGAGGACCAGAAGCGCCGGGCTAAGCGGGCTCGTACCGACGTCCTGGACCGGGCCATGATCGACCTGCTCTCCTTCTACCGTGACGTGCTGGCCACCCAGATGGGCAGCGACGTCGAGCGGGTCAATGTGGATCTGGAGGACGAGCTCGACCAGGTGGCTGCCACGACCGGGCCTGAGCAGTCCCTGGCCCGGATCGCCGCGATTGAGGAGTGCCGGGCCAGGCTGCGTTCTACCGTCTCCCCACTGCTGGCCGTTGAGGCCCTGATGGTGGCCCTGCGTCCCCAGGCGTAG